In one Brevibacterium sp. CBA3109 genomic region, the following are encoded:
- a CDS encoding ABC-ATPase domain-containing protein, whose amino-acid sequence MNSQRSNLASTLHSLDGRSYGNYKQIRGSYEFGPVTVFIDRVQVDPFASPSKVRIRINRSEAGFPTDITTDRSDRIAASDFLFRVGDSFLHRNDRRAIILGRPGQEVLERTNVVIDDEGLEARLLVNLPARGRRILGHQAADILTRDVPELAQAMFVHSNLSGDDLREHVQLHRDQQELRNHLGEEGLLAFIGNGAILPRRAGDSDLPMDSSAVAFSSPASLEHTVTLSSGRSLTGMAIPRGVTVIVGGGYHGKSTILRALERGVYPHITGDGREWVITEPSATSIRAEDGRAVTGDDISPFINNLPSGTDTGAFTTTNASGSTSQAANLVEAVEVGARSLLIDEDTSATNFMIRDDRMRALIPANREPITPFVDRIRPLFTRRGVSTVLVAGGSSAFFEVADRVIALDAYVPQEVTETAHELVGVSAADLTGNVEPDSAAVGDHSDVSAPRNPAEAAVETAGEVFTTPQPRIPTAKALRPSSKTKSAKAKGLGQVQFGKAFIDLSAVSQLVDPQQTTGIAEALEYMSEIFDDRVSLTEALAEVEDMLDAQGVDGLTGNRDHPGHVARPRPQEIAAALNRFRGLRLVD is encoded by the coding sequence ATGAACTCCCAACGATCGAATCTCGCCTCCACCCTGCACAGCCTCGATGGCCGCAGCTACGGAAATTACAAGCAGATCCGTGGCAGCTACGAGTTCGGCCCGGTCACCGTGTTCATCGACCGGGTCCAGGTTGACCCTTTCGCATCGCCGTCGAAGGTCCGGATCAGGATCAATCGCTCCGAGGCGGGGTTCCCCACTGATATCACCACCGACCGGTCGGATCGCATCGCGGCCTCTGATTTCCTCTTCCGCGTCGGCGATTCGTTCCTGCACCGCAATGACCGGCGCGCGATCATCCTCGGACGTCCGGGCCAGGAGGTGCTTGAGCGCACCAATGTCGTCATCGATGACGAGGGACTCGAGGCGCGTCTGCTCGTCAATCTCCCGGCTCGCGGCAGACGCATCCTGGGTCACCAGGCTGCCGACATCCTCACCCGCGACGTCCCCGAGCTCGCCCAGGCGATGTTCGTCCACTCAAATCTCTCCGGCGACGATCTGCGCGAGCATGTTCAGCTCCACCGAGATCAGCAGGAACTGCGCAACCACCTCGGCGAGGAAGGCCTCCTCGCGTTCATCGGCAACGGTGCGATCCTGCCGAGGCGAGCAGGCGATTCGGATCTGCCGATGGATTCCAGCGCCGTGGCCTTCAGCAGCCCGGCATCACTCGAGCACACCGTCACGCTCTCGAGCGGACGCAGTCTCACAGGCATGGCGATCCCGCGTGGCGTCACAGTCATCGTCGGCGGCGGCTATCACGGGAAGTCGACGATTCTGCGCGCTCTCGAGCGCGGCGTCTACCCGCATATAACAGGCGACGGCCGGGAATGGGTCATCACGGAACCCAGTGCCACCTCCATCCGGGCCGAGGACGGTCGCGCCGTCACCGGCGACGACATCTCACCCTTCATCAACAATCTGCCATCCGGCACTGACACAGGAGCCTTCACCACCACGAACGCGAGCGGGTCCACGTCACAGGCGGCCAACCTCGTTGAGGCCGTGGAGGTCGGTGCACGTTCGCTGCTCATCGACGAGGACACCTCGGCGACGAACTTCATGATCCGCGACGATCGGATGCGGGCGCTGATCCCGGCCAACCGCGAACCCATCACCCCGTTCGTCGACCGCATCCGGCCGCTGTTCACCCGCCGAGGCGTCTCCACAGTGCTCGTCGCCGGTGGTTCGAGTGCGTTCTTCGAGGTCGCAGACCGTGTCATCGCCCTCGACGCCTACGTGCCTCAGGAGGTCACCGAGACAGCGCATGAACTCGTCGGTGTGAGCGCCGCGGACCTGACAGGCAATGTCGAGCCGGACAGCGCCGCGGTGGGGGACCATTCGGACGTGAGTGCACCGCGCAACCCGGCCGAAGCGGCTGTCGAAACGGCTGGAGAGGTATTCACCACCCCACAGCCCCGAATCCCGACGGCGAAGGCACTGCGTCCCAGCTCGAAGACGAAGTCAGCGAAGGCGAAAGGGTTGGGCCAGGTCCAGTTCGGCAAGGCCTTCATCGACCTGTCCGCCGTCTCCCAACTCGTCGACCCACAGCAGACCACGGGCATCGCCGAGGCACTCGAATACATGTCAGAGATCTTCGACGACCGGGTCTCACTCACCGAGGCTCTGGCGGAGGTCGAAGACATGCTCGATGCGCAGGGGGTCGACGGTCTGACCGGCAACCGCGACCACCCGGGACACGTCGCCCGACCCCGCCCGCAGGAGATCGCGGCCGCCCTCAACCGCTTCCGGGGACTGCGCCTCGTCGACTGA
- a CDS encoding amidohydrolase family protein yields MDSPTPVFDAHLHIIDPKHPLVENNGYLPDPFTVEDYLMRVGGLGIAGGLGIAGGLGIAGGAVVSGSFQGFDQCFLIDALSTLGPDFVGVTQLPADTSDDRILELDRNGVRALRFNVARGGSSALDDLDHMARRVHDLAGWHSELYIDARTIDEDLGHRIAGLPAVSIDHFGMHSDGLPALLKLVERGVKVKATGFGRIELDPATAMRAIVDVDPSALMVGTDLPSTRAPRPFEDSDFDIIRDTLSPEELTAVCWDNAATFYLGRERG; encoded by the coding sequence ATGGATTCTCCGACCCCGGTCTTCGACGCGCACCTGCACATCATCGATCCGAAACATCCTCTGGTCGAGAACAACGGCTACCTGCCCGACCCCTTCACGGTCGAGGACTATCTGATGCGCGTCGGTGGCCTAGGCATTGCTGGTGGCCTGGGCATTGCCGGTGGCCTGGGCATTGCCGGTGGAGCAGTGGTCTCTGGGTCGTTCCAAGGGTTCGATCAGTGTTTCCTGATCGACGCCCTGAGCACTCTTGGCCCCGATTTCGTCGGCGTCACTCAGCTTCCAGCCGACACGTCCGACGATCGCATCCTCGAACTCGACCGCAACGGCGTGAGAGCACTGCGCTTCAACGTCGCTCGAGGCGGGTCTTCAGCTCTGGACGATCTTGACCACATGGCCCGACGGGTCCATGATCTCGCTGGATGGCACTCGGAGCTCTACATCGATGCCCGCACCATCGACGAGGACCTCGGTCACCGCATCGCCGGACTGCCCGCCGTGAGCATTGACCATTTCGGCATGCACAGCGACGGCCTGCCCGCCCTGCTGAAGCTGGTCGAACGAGGCGTCAAGGTGAAGGCGACAGGCTTCGGCCGCATCGAACTCGATCCTGCCACCGCTATGCGAGCAATCGTCGATGTCGACCCTTCGGCACTCATGGTGGGAACCGACCTGCCCTCCACCAGAGCACCTCGACCATTCGAGGACTCAGACTTCGACATCATCCGTGACACCCTGTCACCCGAGGAGCTCACCGCCGTGTGCTGGGACAACGCCGCCACGTTCTATCTGGGGCGCGAACGCGGCTGA
- a CDS encoding M18 family aminopeptidase yields the protein MSTSPVRPCTKTQVAADLTDFISSSPSSYHATATAAARLETAGFLRLDEREIWSLEPGQGHYVIRDGAIIAWRTPASKAGASDADSGGPSGPIPGFRVFGSHTDSPAFKLKPGEEFIAEGTRQIGVEIYGGPLLNSWLDRELALAGQLSLADGSVVLAQTPPIARIPQLAIHLDRQVNDGLTLDKQRHTTPIIGLADLAEADVIEILAASAEVDPEQVVGHDVYTIPVQSPSLFGAQEEFFASPRLDNLLSVYAGVNALVDVDASGLEAVALFAGFDHEEIGSNSRSGACGPFLADVTERIIASLFPASTRSDYLAALASSICVSSDAGHAAHPNYPERHDPHIRPRLGGGPLLKLNAQQRYATDAVGTAAWSQACTAAGGEYQNFVSNNAMPCGSTIGPLTATRLGMTTVDVGPALYSMHSAREMVAIDDVVALGVAAKAFLQG from the coding sequence ATGAGTACATCCCCCGTGAGACCATGCACGAAAACCCAGGTCGCAGCCGATCTGACAGACTTCATCAGTTCTTCTCCCAGCTCCTATCATGCCACCGCGACGGCGGCCGCACGGTTGGAGACCGCAGGTTTCCTCCGACTCGACGAGCGCGAGATTTGGTCACTCGAGCCTGGTCAGGGCCACTATGTCATCCGGGACGGTGCGATCATCGCATGGCGGACTCCAGCAAGCAAAGCTGGTGCCTCCGATGCCGACTCTGGTGGACCTTCCGGCCCGATTCCAGGCTTCCGCGTGTTCGGTTCTCACACGGACTCCCCAGCTTTCAAGCTCAAACCGGGCGAGGAGTTCATCGCCGAGGGCACCCGCCAGATCGGCGTCGAGATCTACGGCGGGCCGCTGCTCAACTCGTGGCTCGACCGGGAACTGGCGCTGGCCGGGCAGCTCAGCCTCGCCGACGGTTCCGTCGTCCTCGCCCAGACCCCGCCCATCGCGCGCATCCCGCAGCTGGCCATCCACCTCGACCGCCAGGTCAATGACGGTCTGACACTGGACAAGCAGCGCCACACCACTCCGATCATCGGTCTGGCAGACCTGGCTGAAGCCGATGTCATCGAGATCCTCGCCGCCTCCGCCGAGGTGGATCCTGAGCAGGTCGTGGGACACGACGTCTACACGATCCCCGTTCAGTCCCCCAGCCTCTTCGGTGCCCAGGAGGAGTTCTTCGCCTCGCCGAGGTTGGACAACCTGCTGTCCGTTTACGCCGGCGTCAACGCCCTGGTCGATGTCGACGCTTCGGGCCTCGAGGCCGTTGCGCTCTTCGCCGGGTTCGATCATGAGGAGATCGGGTCGAACTCACGGTCCGGTGCCTGCGGGCCGTTCCTCGCCGACGTCACCGAACGCATCATCGCCTCCCTGTTCCCGGCCTCGACGCGCAGTGACTACTTGGCTGCACTCGCCTCATCGATCTGCGTGTCCTCCGACGCGGGGCATGCCGCCCACCCGAACTATCCCGAACGCCACGATCCTCATATCCGTCCCCGCCTCGGCGGCGGTCCCCTGCTGAAACTCAACGCCCAGCAGCGCTATGCCACGGATGCTGTGGGCACCGCCGCCTGGTCGCAGGCGTGCACGGCGGCCGGGGGCGAATACCAGAACTTCGTGTCCAACAACGCGATGCCCTGTGGATCGACGATCGGCCCGCTGACCGCGACTCGCCTGGGCATGACCACCGTCGATGTGGGGCCAGCACTGTATTCGATGCACTCGGCCCGCGAAATGGTTGCCATCGATGACGTTGTGGCACTCGGTGTTGCTGCGAAGGCGTTCCTGCAGGGGTGA
- a CDS encoding DUF1684 domain-containing protein yields the protein MNQFVTEWNTWRDSRNSALATPFGWLSVSGLHWLDETTTWPDAPGTFTVDDGWVSVTLEPGTKAGPAAATFDLMSKSAEAGPNTSEASPSSSASVPSDTTILPKIPEVSGPEVRVKENGFSAKLPTNGSLQWFTVGNVLYELIDRSGRIGIRVRDAKSPLLGKFFEVPVFDPDPSFVFLAKFTPFETPEVHAISTAQDDLNVETAAVGTVSFTSEAGEVRLLATGNPASGLQLDFHDSTNGVSTPAWRTLDLGIPNHDGSLVVDFNRAVNYPFAFTAFATCPAPVEGNVVPFDVTAGERTPPFYFSEAGINVPFLFYVWWDEESAKVTRPWYARFGVDTTLINPNHDDVAQSLVGFDGVAMSGGDLTPLTRKARSHLVKVATEALTSRIPVIGIGAYAEFVVRAQRELRESEGYADGIEQEYSGTDGKLLIVMNNELMPQRAGFDVVHTDASGLLYVEMPYDIPLESGFSEIDEFEAAMHADAPINSWEEFDYRMVCLIRQHR from the coding sequence GTGAACCAGTTCGTGACCGAATGGAACACATGGCGGGATTCTAGGAACTCGGCGCTGGCGACTCCTTTCGGCTGGCTGAGCGTGTCCGGTCTGCACTGGCTCGACGAAACCACGACGTGGCCCGACGCCCCAGGAACCTTCACCGTCGACGACGGCTGGGTCAGCGTGACCTTGGAACCCGGGACCAAAGCCGGTCCTGCCGCTGCGACCTTCGACCTCATGAGCAAGTCCGCCGAGGCGGGCCCGAACACCAGCGAAGCGTCTCCCTCCAGCTCGGCCTCGGTGCCCAGTGACACCACGATTCTGCCGAAGATCCCAGAGGTCTCCGGTCCCGAGGTGCGAGTCAAAGAGAACGGGTTCAGCGCGAAGCTGCCCACCAATGGGTCCCTCCAGTGGTTCACTGTCGGCAATGTGCTCTACGAACTCATCGACCGTTCTGGTCGGATCGGAATTCGGGTGCGTGATGCCAAGTCGCCGCTGCTGGGCAAGTTCTTCGAGGTGCCCGTCTTCGACCCCGACCCCAGCTTCGTGTTCCTCGCCAAGTTCACTCCCTTCGAGACGCCGGAGGTGCACGCGATCAGCACGGCGCAGGACGACCTGAACGTGGAGACTGCGGCAGTCGGAACCGTGTCCTTCACCAGCGAAGCCGGCGAGGTGAGGCTTCTGGCCACAGGCAACCCCGCCAGCGGGCTGCAGCTCGACTTCCACGACTCCACGAATGGCGTCTCCACACCCGCGTGGAGAACCCTGGACTTGGGCATCCCGAACCATGACGGCTCACTGGTCGTCGATTTCAACCGGGCCGTCAACTACCCATTCGCGTTCACCGCCTTCGCCACCTGCCCGGCACCGGTTGAGGGCAACGTCGTTCCCTTCGACGTCACCGCGGGAGAGCGCACCCCACCTTTCTACTTCTCCGAGGCCGGCATCAACGTGCCATTCCTGTTCTACGTGTGGTGGGACGAGGAAAGCGCCAAGGTGACCCGGCCGTGGTACGCCCGCTTCGGGGTCGACACCACACTTATCAACCCGAACCACGATGACGTTGCACAATCGCTGGTCGGCTTCGACGGCGTCGCCATGTCCGGAGGGGACCTCACCCCACTGACTCGCAAGGCGAGGTCGCACCTGGTCAAGGTCGCGACCGAGGCATTGACCTCCCGTATCCCCGTGATCGGCATCGGCGCCTATGCCGAGTTCGTCGTCCGAGCACAGCGCGAACTGCGCGAATCCGAGGGGTACGCCGACGGCATCGAGCAGGAGTACTCGGGCACCGATGGCAAGCTGCTCATCGTGATGAACAATGAGCTGATGCCGCAGCGCGCCGGATTCGACGTTGTCCATACCGATGCCAGCGGTCTCCTCTACGTCGAGATGCCTTATGACATCCCACTGGAATCAGGCTTCTCCGAGATCGACGAGTTCGAGGCCGCGATGCACGCGGATGCCCCGATCAACAGCTGGGAAGAGTTCGACTACCGCATGGTCTGCCTCATCCGCCAGCACCGCTGA
- a CDS encoding M13 family metallopeptidase, which translates to MTSVASHASARPQDDLFRHTNGEWIDSFTIPDDRAGDGAMRELFDTAETKVRDIITAVTDAPQEPGSEGQKVADVYSSFMDLEQINSLGVSPLDSSFAAIDAAEDKSELANLLGRLEVEGIGGVLGGYVTADAKDSDIYALYLDQAGISLPDEDYYFNDDHAEVRVKFVDHVKKMSALGGLGAMSGISDTEVAAKVMAFETSLARHHWDRVACRDAEKTYNKVTVDELRELGPGFDFDSWFSSLAADVDGELTYLVIGQPSFVTGMAEVWERTDIETIKTWLRFCVLSATASLLTDEIVEENFDFNARTLSGTPALRERWKRGVGLVQGLLGEAVGKLYVAREFPPAAKDAIDHLVEMLIKAYDKSINELDWMSEETKQKALVKLSKFTPKVGYPEVWREYPAAIDSSDLVGNVRRCSRAEHVRQIKRIGKEIDRTEWLMTPQTVNAYYHPVMNEIVFPAAILQPPFFDASGDVAANFGAIGAVIGHEIGHGFDDQGSRFDGDGNLVDWWTAEDRERFEERTNALIAQYETLVPSGLDPSQHVNGALTVGENIGDLGGLSIGWKALELELEREPSSDEAATFFEAWAKAWRAKMRTEERVRRLSIDPHAPEEFRCNQVVKNMTAFHDTYGVTESDGMYLAPEERVTIW; encoded by the coding sequence ATGACATCTGTTGCATCTCACGCTTCGGCGCGCCCTCAGGACGATCTGTTCCGCCACACCAACGGCGAATGGATCGACTCGTTCACCATCCCCGACGACCGTGCCGGCGACGGCGCGATGCGCGAGCTCTTCGACACCGCTGAGACCAAGGTCCGCGACATCATCACCGCCGTGACCGACGCCCCGCAGGAGCCGGGCAGCGAAGGCCAGAAGGTCGCCGACGTGTACTCCTCGTTCATGGATCTCGAGCAGATCAACTCACTCGGAGTCAGCCCCCTCGATTCCTCCTTCGCCGCCATCGACGCGGCCGAGGACAAGTCGGAGCTGGCGAATCTGCTCGGTCGCCTCGAGGTCGAAGGCATCGGCGGGGTCCTCGGCGGCTACGTCACCGCTGATGCGAAGGACTCCGACATCTACGCCCTCTACCTCGACCAGGCCGGGATCTCCCTGCCAGACGAGGACTACTACTTCAACGACGACCACGCCGAGGTGCGCGTGAAGTTCGTCGATCACGTGAAGAAGATGTCCGCCCTCGGTGGGCTGGGTGCCATGAGCGGGATCTCCGACACCGAGGTGGCCGCCAAGGTGATGGCCTTCGAAACCTCCCTGGCCCGCCACCACTGGGACCGGGTCGCCTGCCGTGACGCGGAGAAGACCTACAACAAGGTCACGGTCGATGAGCTGCGCGAACTGGGCCCGGGCTTCGACTTCGACTCCTGGTTCTCTTCGCTGGCCGCCGACGTCGATGGCGAACTGACCTACCTGGTCATCGGCCAGCCCTCCTTCGTCACCGGCATGGCCGAGGTGTGGGAGCGCACCGACATCGAGACGATCAAGACCTGGCTGCGCTTCTGCGTCCTCTCCGCCACGGCCTCGCTGCTGACCGATGAGATCGTCGAGGAGAACTTCGACTTCAACGCGCGCACTCTCTCGGGCACCCCTGCACTGCGGGAGCGCTGGAAGCGCGGTGTCGGGCTGGTGCAGGGCCTCCTCGGCGAGGCTGTAGGCAAACTCTATGTGGCTCGTGAGTTCCCGCCGGCAGCCAAGGATGCCATCGACCACCTCGTCGAGATGCTCATCAAGGCCTACGACAAGTCGATCAACGAACTCGACTGGATGAGCGAGGAGACGAAGCAGAAGGCCCTGGTCAAGCTCTCGAAGTTCACTCCGAAGGTCGGTTACCCCGAGGTGTGGCGCGAGTACCCGGCCGCGATCGACTCCTCGGATCTGGTGGGCAATGTTCGACGCTGCTCCCGTGCCGAGCACGTGCGCCAGATCAAGCGCATCGGCAAGGAGATCGACCGCACCGAATGGCTGATGACACCGCAGACCGTCAACGCCTACTACCACCCGGTGATGAACGAGATCGTCTTCCCGGCCGCGATCCTGCAGCCGCCGTTCTTCGACGCCTCCGGTGACGTGGCAGCGAACTTCGGTGCCATCGGCGCGGTCATCGGCCACGAGATCGGACACGGCTTCGACGACCAGGGCTCACGCTTCGACGGCGATGGCAACCTCGTCGACTGGTGGACGGCCGAGGACCGGGAGCGCTTCGAGGAGCGCACCAATGCCCTCATCGCCCAGTACGAGACGCTGGTTCCGTCCGGCCTGGACCCATCGCAGCACGTCAACGGCGCGCTGACCGTGGGTGAGAACATCGGAGACCTGGGCGGACTGTCCATCGGCTGGAAGGCACTTGAGCTGGAGCTTGAACGGGAGCCCTCGTCGGATGAAGCTGCAACCTTCTTCGAGGCCTGGGCGAAGGCCTGGCGGGCGAAGATGCGCACCGAGGAGCGCGTGCGACGGCTGAGCATCGACCCGCACGCACCGGAGGAGTTCCGCTGCAACCAGGTCGTGAAGAACATGACCGCCTTCCACGACACCTACGGCGTCACAGAATCCGACGGCATGTACCTGGCTCCCGAGGAGCGCGTCACCATCTGGTAG
- a CDS encoding low molecular weight protein-tyrosine-phosphatase codes for MSLASVVFVCTGNICRSVTAERVLQHHLARAGVEAVVDSAGISDEEAGNPIDPTQARVLRTAGYRTEAHVARQITSEWLAERDVAIAMTRRHYRALQKLIEDLPAEAAPKLRMLREFDPRVAGEETVDAPAPDVADPWAGQMKDFEETVETIEVSVPGIIDYLHSLAEQTR; via the coding sequence ATGAGTCTCGCATCCGTGGTGTTCGTGTGCACGGGCAACATCTGTCGTTCGGTCACGGCCGAGCGTGTGCTCCAGCATCACCTGGCCCGCGCCGGCGTCGAGGCGGTCGTGGACTCGGCCGGCATCAGTGATGAGGAGGCCGGCAACCCCATCGACCCCACCCAGGCTCGGGTGCTGAGAACCGCCGGTTACCGCACCGAGGCTCATGTCGCACGCCAGATCACCTCCGAATGGTTGGCCGAGCGAGACGTGGCGATCGCGATGACCCGCAGGCATTACCGTGCCCTGCAGAAGCTCATCGAAGACCTCCCCGCCGAGGCGGCCCCGAAGCTGCGTATGCTGCGCGAATTCGATCCGCGGGTGGCTGGGGAAGAGACCGTCGATGCCCCCGCACCGGACGTCGCCGACCCGTGGGCGGGGCAAATGAAGGATTTCGAAGAAACTGTTGAGACAATAGAGGTGTCCGTGCCGGGAATCATAGACTATCTGCACTCTTTGGCCGAGCAGACTCGGTGA
- a CDS encoding copper resistance CopC family protein codes for MTRTTWSALKLGFAALLVAALSVFAFAPASAHDQLVSSTPEDGSKLDQQPEWIEMTFSGDIQEVGSEVKVVTDGTDVSAGELTVDGKKLSSALPENLKPGDYTVTWRVVSQDGHPISGDFDFTIADAEGAGGSVEESSPAGLGGGVVDEPGKNTEERGEIGESTGSDSGMSTPMIVLLGVGGLAIIVIVVLLMRRKAQGLPGTTQGDESGDGPKDD; via the coding sequence ATGACTCGAACCACGTGGTCCGCTCTCAAGCTCGGCTTCGCCGCACTGCTGGTGGCCGCCTTGAGTGTCTTCGCATTCGCCCCGGCCAGTGCCCACGACCAGCTCGTCTCCTCGACACCTGAGGACGGATCGAAGCTCGACCAGCAGCCGGAATGGATCGAAATGACCTTCTCCGGTGACATCCAAGAGGTCGGCTCCGAGGTCAAGGTCGTCACCGATGGCACGGATGTCTCTGCCGGTGAGCTCACCGTTGACGGCAAGAAACTCAGCTCGGCTCTGCCCGAGAACCTCAAGCCAGGCGACTACACGGTCACCTGGCGTGTGGTCTCCCAGGACGGCCACCCGATCTCCGGTGACTTCGACTTCACCATCGCCGATGCCGAAGGCGCCGGCGGCTCGGTCGAAGAATCCTCACCGGCCGGACTCGGCGGCGGAGTCGTCGACGAGCCGGGCAAGAACACCGAAGAGCGTGGCGAGATCGGCGAATCGACCGGCAGCGACTCCGGCATGTCGACTCCGATGATCGTACTGCTGGGCGTCGGCGGTCTGGCCATCATCGTCATCGTCGTCCTCCTCATGCGCCGTAAGGCCCAAGGTCTGCCCGGCACCACCCAGGGTGACGAATCCGGCGACGGTCCGAAGGACGACTGA
- a CDS encoding LuxR family transcriptional regulator: MQKVSLTALMRHQLEIAKGASSGRSAQTVYGGHERILRQTMIALRAGTGLQEHENLGEATLHVLCGRVTLVGPEARWNGSPGDLMFIPDAAHALEAVEDSVVVLTVAKLR; this comes from the coding sequence ATGCAGAAAGTATCGTTGACGGCGTTGATGCGACACCAGCTGGAGATCGCCAAAGGTGCATCGAGTGGGCGCAGCGCCCAGACCGTCTACGGCGGCCATGAACGCATCCTGCGGCAGACGATGATTGCCCTGCGCGCCGGGACAGGGCTGCAAGAGCATGAGAATCTGGGGGAAGCGACCTTGCATGTACTGTGCGGACGAGTGACCCTCGTCGGGCCAGAGGCGCGCTGGAACGGTTCACCTGGCGACCTCATGTTCATCCCTGACGCCGCCCATGCTCTGGAAGCAGTCGAGGACTCTGTGGTGGTCCTGACCGTTGCGAAACTACGCTGA
- a CDS encoding LLM class flavin-dependent oxidoreductase, producing the protein MSVPLNILDLVPIREGSTARQAIDTSMSAARVADELGYRRLWFAEHHNTTGLAASATALLISQAASVTEKIRVGSGGVMLPNHAPLMVAEQYGTLANFHGDRIDLGLGRAPGTDGMTAQALSRSSAEPQSFAQNIYDMQGWFSAEGKAHTTPIQSAVSAGMNVPIWVLGSTMNGASIAGQLGLPFSLASHFAPDQIDAAIKVYRDSFTAEAPTAQIDKPYVMAGINVMVAETDEEAQREFTSVRQMFADIGRGRRRRLQPPIDPQDVEGGENPMLQISAVGSPETATRQMSEFVERTGADELITVTYAYEPAVTERSLRLLADAWF; encoded by the coding sequence TTGTCCGTTCCGCTGAACATTCTTGACCTCGTTCCCATCCGTGAAGGATCCACTGCCCGCCAAGCGATCGACACCTCGATGAGTGCCGCGCGTGTGGCTGATGAGCTGGGTTACCGACGTCTCTGGTTCGCTGAGCACCACAACACCACGGGACTGGCCGCGAGTGCCACGGCGCTGCTCATCTCCCAGGCGGCGTCGGTGACTGAGAAGATTCGTGTGGGATCGGGCGGAGTGATGTTGCCCAACCATGCTCCGCTGATGGTTGCGGAGCAGTACGGGACCCTGGCCAACTTCCACGGCGATCGCATCGACCTGGGGCTGGGACGTGCGCCGGGCACCGATGGAATGACGGCGCAGGCGCTGAGCCGATCTTCGGCCGAACCGCAGTCCTTCGCGCAGAACATCTATGACATGCAGGGCTGGTTCAGTGCTGAGGGCAAGGCTCACACCACGCCGATCCAATCTGCCGTCTCAGCTGGGATGAATGTCCCGATCTGGGTGCTGGGTTCGACGATGAACGGTGCCTCGATCGCCGGGCAGCTGGGGCTGCCATTCTCGCTGGCTTCGCACTTCGCCCCCGACCAGATCGACGCTGCCATCAAGGTCTACCGCGATTCGTTCACCGCCGAGGCGCCCACCGCGCAGATCGACAAGCCCTACGTCATGGCCGGCATCAACGTCATGGTGGCCGAGACCGACGAGGAGGCCCAGCGCGAGTTCACCTCGGTGCGGCAGATGTTCGCAGACATCGGCCGCGGTCGCCGCCGGCGACTCCAGCCGCCGATCGATCCACAAGACGTAGAGGGTGGTGAGAACCCGATGCTCCAGATCAGTGCCGTGGGCTCACCGGAGACAGCCACCCGTCAGATGTCGGAATTCGTCGAACGCACCGGCGCGGATGAGCTCATCACCGTCACCTATGCCTATGAGCCTGCAGTGACGGAGCGTTCCCTGAGGCTCCTCGCCGACGCCTGGTTCTGA